A window of Gossypium hirsutum isolate 1008001.06 unplaced genomic scaffold, Gossypium_hirsutum_v2.1 scaffold_528, whole genome shotgun sequence contains these coding sequences:
- the LOC107954847 gene encoding protein JASON isoform X2: MRFLNRDSGFGIISRSVVRFLDLTVCRAMGCFFHCFGVRTDRSRPHLVASSSKSTERTVSRNRLSSLFVDEEKGDSPSNDLESPQINKGLKDEAKFLKSCGTIPETPVEIRKASNKFKQSPPCGRDSETSKYRSWLPNTSIDKLQLDKKSDQPPTPSKLFEVLGSCISNAANTGMSSICSTEGSEATTADKTAKTGIFSTSAYERNKSVRFECESDASSESENIGQNPEKLEALGYQSASKYSPNPTPLKLSDEMQTPGTVFPSNVGIFANGKTRIRSEYVHLVLNPVGNTSPLNAMKKEPLSSKEMFNEQEDSPERLENGTPKLGVKQASLGKDSEDEGSLSSWLKPKQITIDDPDKNIHVTSSKTPQFNRTPGDRPIIGMVAAHWNEDESSRISPKWWDGNGIPNSTNKYKEDQKVSWHATPFEERLEKALSEESLISQRKPVDRTLMSLDEIDESDTALSQLRPSSHAKSVVSF, translated from the exons ATGCGATTTTTGAATCGAGACTCAGGGTTTGGGATAATCTCGAGATCAGTGGTGAGGTTTCTTGATTTGACGGTGTGCAGAGCCATGGGATGTTTCTTCCACTGTTTCGGCGTCAGAACCGATCGTTCCCGCCCTCACCTCGTCGCTTCCTCTTCGAAATCcact GAACGTACTGTTTCTCGAAATCGATTATCGTCTCTATTTGTTGATGAAG AGAAAGGAGATTCTCCATCCAACGATTTGGAGTCTCCACAAATTAATAAAGGTCTCAAGGATGAG GCAAAGTTCCTTAAATCTTGTGGCACAATACCAGAGACTCCGGTTGAAATTCGCAAAGCATCTAACAAGTTTAAACAGTCCCCCCCTTGTGGTAGAGATTCAGAGACTTCGAAGTATCGTTCTTGGCTTCCAAACACATCCATTGATAAGCTTCAGTTGGATAAGAAATCTGACCAGCCACCCACTCCAAGTAAACTTTTCGAGGTGTTGGGGAG TTGTATATCGAATGCAGCAAACACTGGGATGTCCTCCATTTGTTCTACTGAAGGTAGTGAGGCGACGACTGCTGATAAAACAGCCAAGACTGGTATCTTTTCAACTTCAGCTTATGAAAGGAACAAGTCTGTGCGATTTGAATGTGAATCTGATGCTTCTTCTGAATCTGAAAATATTGGTCAAAATCCGGAGAAACTTGAAGCTCTAGGTTACCAAAGTGCATCAAAGTACTCGCCAAACCCAACCCCGTTAAAGCTTTCTGATGAAATGCAAACCCCAGGAACTGTTTTTCCCTCAAACGTGGGAATCTTTGCAAATGGGAAGACTCGGATCCGGTCTGAATACGTTCATTTAGTTTTGAATCCGGTTGGGAATACCTCTCCGTTAAATGCAATGAAGAAAGAGCCATTGAGCTCCAAAGAGATGTTTAATGAGCAGGAAGATTCTCCTGAACGATTAGAAAATGGCACCCCCAAGCTAGGAGTAAAACAAGCTTCACTTGGTAAAGATTCAGAGGATGAAGGAAGCTTGTCTTCTTGGTTGAAGCCAAAACAGATTACCATAGATGATCCTGATAAGAATATTCATGTTACGTCCAGCAAAACCCCTCAATTTAATAGAACCCCAGGGGATAGACCCATCATTGGTATGGTGGCTGCTCACTGGAACGAAGATGAGTCTTCCCGCATCTCACCCAAGTGGTGGGATGGGAATGGAATCCCAAATTCAACTAATAAATACAAGGAG GATCAGAAAGTGAGTTGGCATGCAACCCCATTTGAAGAGAGGCTGGAAAAGGCTTTATCGGAGGAGAGTCTTATCTCTCAGAG GAAGCCTGTTGACCGAACACTCATGTCTCTTGATGAGATTGATGAAAGCGACACAGCACTGTCTCAGCTGCGACCTTCCTCACATGCCAAGTCAGTTGTTTCATTCTGA
- the LOC107954847 gene encoding protein JASON isoform X1: MRFLNRDSGFGIISRSVVRFLDLTVCRAMGCFFHCFGVRTDRSRPHLVASSSKSTERTVSRNRLSSLFVDEEKGDSPSNDLESPQINKGLKDEAKFLKSCGTIPETPVEIRKASNKFKQSPPCGRDSETSKYRSWLPNTSIDKLQLDKKSDQPPTPSKLFEVLGRSDSPDNTPSSCISNAANTGMSSICSTEGSEATTADKTAKTGIFSTSAYERNKSVRFECESDASSESENIGQNPEKLEALGYQSASKYSPNPTPLKLSDEMQTPGTVFPSNVGIFANGKTRIRSEYVHLVLNPVGNTSPLNAMKKEPLSSKEMFNEQEDSPERLENGTPKLGVKQASLGKDSEDEGSLSSWLKPKQITIDDPDKNIHVTSSKTPQFNRTPGDRPIIGMVAAHWNEDESSRISPKWWDGNGIPNSTNKYKEDQKVSWHATPFEERLEKALSEESLISQRKPVDRTLMSLDEIDESDTALSQLRPSSHAKSVVSF; the protein is encoded by the exons ATGCGATTTTTGAATCGAGACTCAGGGTTTGGGATAATCTCGAGATCAGTGGTGAGGTTTCTTGATTTGACGGTGTGCAGAGCCATGGGATGTTTCTTCCACTGTTTCGGCGTCAGAACCGATCGTTCCCGCCCTCACCTCGTCGCTTCCTCTTCGAAATCcact GAACGTACTGTTTCTCGAAATCGATTATCGTCTCTATTTGTTGATGAAG AGAAAGGAGATTCTCCATCCAACGATTTGGAGTCTCCACAAATTAATAAAGGTCTCAAGGATGAG GCAAAGTTCCTTAAATCTTGTGGCACAATACCAGAGACTCCGGTTGAAATTCGCAAAGCATCTAACAAGTTTAAACAGTCCCCCCCTTGTGGTAGAGATTCAGAGACTTCGAAGTATCGTTCTTGGCTTCCAAACACATCCATTGATAAGCTTCAGTTGGATAAGAAATCTGACCAGCCACCCACTCCAAGTAAACTTTTCGAGGTGTTGGGGAGGTCAGATTCTCCTGATAATACACCTAGCAG TTGTATATCGAATGCAGCAAACACTGGGATGTCCTCCATTTGTTCTACTGAAGGTAGTGAGGCGACGACTGCTGATAAAACAGCCAAGACTGGTATCTTTTCAACTTCAGCTTATGAAAGGAACAAGTCTGTGCGATTTGAATGTGAATCTGATGCTTCTTCTGAATCTGAAAATATTGGTCAAAATCCGGAGAAACTTGAAGCTCTAGGTTACCAAAGTGCATCAAAGTACTCGCCAAACCCAACCCCGTTAAAGCTTTCTGATGAAATGCAAACCCCAGGAACTGTTTTTCCCTCAAACGTGGGAATCTTTGCAAATGGGAAGACTCGGATCCGGTCTGAATACGTTCATTTAGTTTTGAATCCGGTTGGGAATACCTCTCCGTTAAATGCAATGAAGAAAGAGCCATTGAGCTCCAAAGAGATGTTTAATGAGCAGGAAGATTCTCCTGAACGATTAGAAAATGGCACCCCCAAGCTAGGAGTAAAACAAGCTTCACTTGGTAAAGATTCAGAGGATGAAGGAAGCTTGTCTTCTTGGTTGAAGCCAAAACAGATTACCATAGATGATCCTGATAAGAATATTCATGTTACGTCCAGCAAAACCCCTCAATTTAATAGAACCCCAGGGGATAGACCCATCATTGGTATGGTGGCTGCTCACTGGAACGAAGATGAGTCTTCCCGCATCTCACCCAAGTGGTGGGATGGGAATGGAATCCCAAATTCAACTAATAAATACAAGGAG GATCAGAAAGTGAGTTGGCATGCAACCCCATTTGAAGAGAGGCTGGAAAAGGCTTTATCGGAGGAGAGTCTTATCTCTCAGAG GAAGCCTGTTGACCGAACACTCATGTCTCTTGATGAGATTGATGAAAGCGACACAGCACTGTCTCAGCTGCGACCTTCCTCACATGCCAAGTCAGTTGTTTCATTCTGA